In Halorhabdus rudnickae, the following proteins share a genomic window:
- a CDS encoding NADH-quinone oxidoreductase subunit B family protein: MSEKPRVAFFDFAGCEGDQLQVINLEERLLDLVDVVEVVSFREAMSEHSDDYDIAFVEGSITTPHDAERLRDVRENADILIAIGSCAAFGGINALRNHQELETAKERVYGDDATLFDDPDAELFDSFEAAQPASAFVDIEYEIPGCPIDGEEFIQAVTALLNGAEPTLPNHPVCVECKFEENTCAFERGDTCLGPITRGGCGATCVSQGTHCWGCRGMVADPSKDAYTKVLEEHGLTAEDIVEDYQLYWGWQREQTGKPVAQEVEQ, encoded by the coding sequence CTTCTTCGACTTCGCGGGCTGTGAGGGCGACCAGTTACAGGTCATCAACCTCGAAGAACGACTGCTGGACCTGGTCGATGTCGTCGAGGTCGTCAGCTTCCGTGAAGCGATGTCCGAACACTCCGATGATTACGACATCGCGTTCGTCGAAGGCTCGATCACGACACCTCACGACGCCGAGCGCCTGCGCGACGTGCGCGAGAACGCCGACATCCTCATCGCGATCGGATCGTGTGCTGCCTTCGGAGGGATCAACGCGCTGCGGAACCACCAGGAACTCGAGACGGCCAAAGAGCGTGTCTACGGCGATGATGCGACGTTGTTCGACGACCCCGATGCCGAGCTGTTCGACTCATTTGAGGCGGCCCAACCGGCTAGTGCGTTCGTCGACATCGAGTACGAAATCCCGGGCTGTCCGATCGACGGCGAGGAATTCATCCAGGCGGTCACGGCGCTGTTGAACGGGGCCGAGCCGACGCTGCCGAACCACCCCGTTTGCGTCGAGTGCAAGTTCGAGGAGAACACCTGTGCCTTCGAGCGCGGCGACACTTGTCTCGGCCCGATCACGCGCGGCGGGTGTGGTGCGACCTGTGTCTCACAGGGAACTCACTGCTGGGGATGCCGCGGCATGGTCGCCGACCCGAGCAAGGACGCCTACACGAAGGTCCTCGAAGAGCACGGCCTGACGGCCGAGGACATCGTCGAGGACTACCAGCTCTACTGGGGCTGGCAACGCGAGCAGACCGGCAAACCGGTGGCCCAGGAGGTCGAACAATGA